GAACCCGGATTGCAGCAGCTCGGGGACGATTTGGCGGCCCACGATCAGGTTAGGCATGGCGACGAAGGGAACACGCAGCAAGCCCCGGCCCAGCCGCCAGGTCAAGGGCGAAACGCGGTACACCACCACCATGGGGGCGCCGGCGAGGGCCGCTTCCACCGTAGCCGTGCCGCTGGCAACTACGGCAGCCCGGGCGTGGATGAGAGCGGGGCGCGCGTCCGCAACAAGCCGGATCGTGGGAGACGGTTCCGACGAGGAGTGACGCGCCACCTGCTCCTGCATCCAGGCACGGCTCAGACTGGAGGCGACCGGCAGAACGAACTCGTGGCCGCGCCGGACGTCTGCCGGCAGGCGCTCCAAAGCGCGCAGCAGGGTGGGCAGCATCATCTGCACTTCTCTTGCCCGGCTTCCCGGCAGCAAGGCGATCCAGGGACGATCGGGATCGAGCCCGTTTCCGGCGGCGAACTCCTGGCGCGTGGTGGCGGGCGGCGACAGGTCGGCGAGAGGATGGCCGACGTATTCGGCATCCACGCCGCGCTCGCGATACCACGGCTCTTCGAAAGGAAAGATGACCAGCGCCTTCTTGATCCACTTGTGGAAGCGCTCCACGCGCCGCTCGCGCCAGGCCCAGAGCTGCGGGCACACGTAATAAATGACGGGAATTCGGCGGCGATGCATCTCACGCGCGACGCGGAAGTTGAAGGCGGGGGAATCGATGACCACGGCGGCGCCGGGCTGGCGGCGGTCCGCTTCCGCGATCAGGCGGCGGAAGTCGCCATAGATGCGCGGCAGGTGGGACACGATCTCCGTGATCCCGACCACTGAGAGCCGGCTGGAATCCACGATGGTTTCGCAGCCGGCGGCACGCATCTGCTCGCCGCCCACGCCGAAGAACTCGCTTGCGGGAACGCGCCTCTTGAGGGCGGCAATCAGTTGCGCGCCATAGAGTTCGCCCGAGGCTTCTCCCGCAGAGATCAGGAAGCGCATCAGCGGGCCGTGGCCTGGGCAGGCTCGGCCGCGTCGGCCGTGATGCCGAGGTAAGGGTTGTACAGGTAGCGCTCCTCGCTGTCGAACTGGCCGAAGTGTCGGCGCAGGATGGAGGCCGGATCGAAGAACCACGCGCCGGGCGGGAGACTTTCGTCGTCGAGGTCGATCCAGTTCCAGGGCGCGGAGGCGGCGTTAGGACGCGCGTAGTCGCCGCGGATGGCGCCGCCCACGGTGCCCAGTTCACAATCGGGCCGGCGCGCTCCGGCCACGGCGCAGAAGCGGTCGCCGAAGTCCACCACGGTGCCGAAGGTCTGGTTGGGCTGGCGCGCTTCGCGGCCATGTTTCCACCAGGTCTTCTGCAGGGAGACCAGTTCGTACGTGGCCTCGAAGTCCTTCACTTGGGAGAACTCTACCGGCTTGCCGTAGCGCAGCGTCAGAATGGGTTGATCTTCGGTCGCCTCTTCGCCCTGCCATCCGTGAATGCCATGCTTTTGCGACTCGATGTAAAGCACAGGGCGGCCGTCCTCCAGGCGCAGGCGCTGGCGGGGCAAGCCGCTGGTGATGCGCAGGTACGAGGCGCCGGGCGTCACCCAGCGCAGCAGGTGATTGTGCGCTACCGTCTCCATGGCGATGACAGCCGGCCCGCC
The nucleotide sequence above comes from Terriglobales bacterium. Encoded proteins:
- the lpxB gene encoding lipid-A-disaccharide synthase is translated as MRFLISAGEASGELYGAQLIAALKRRVPASEFFGVGGEQMRAAGCETIVDSSRLSVVGITEIVSHLPRIYGDFRRLIAEADRRQPGAAVVIDSPAFNFRVAREMHRRRIPVIYYVCPQLWAWRERRVERFHKWIKKALVIFPFEEPWYRERGVDAEYVGHPLADLSPPATTRQEFAAGNGLDPDRPWIALLPGSRAREVQMMLPTLLRALERLPADVRRGHEFVLPVASSLSRAWMQEQVARHSSSEPSPTIRLVADARPALIHARAAVVASGTATVEAALAGAPMVVVYRVSPLTWRLGRGLLRVPFVAMPNLIVGRQIVPELLQSGFTAANVAQELETLLADGPAREKMLSGLAEVRSRLKAGATQPAAERAADAVLRALS